A segment of the Panacibacter ginsenosidivorans genome:
AACACTTAAGCTTAGAAACACGCATGTAAACAATACATTGCACATAAAAGGGAAGAACTATGAATTAACCCCAATCGAATTTCCTTTGCCAAATATGACGGTTGCCATTGAAACAATTAAGAAAGGCGAAGAAGAGAAATTATCCGTTGCATTACACCAGTTAAGAGAAGAAGATCCAACAATTATTATCGAACATTCTCAGGAATTAAAACAATTACTGATACATTGCCAGGGCGATATGCATCTTGCAGTTGCCAAATGGAAAATTGAACACAATCATAAACTTGAAGTAAGGTTTACCAAACCAAGAATTCCTTACCGCGAAACGATACGTAAAATGGCCGATGCAAGTTATCGTCACAAAAAACAAAGTGGCGGTGCTGGCCAGTTTGGTGAAGTATTTATGCGTATTGAGCCATGGCATGAAGGCATGCCCGAACCTGCGGGTTTAAATGTACGTGGCCGGGATACTTATCCATTAGACTGGGGTGGTAATCTTGTGTTCTATAATTGTATTGTTGGCGGTGCCATCGATACACGTTTTCTTCCATCTGTTCTAAAAGGTGTGATGGAAAAAATGCAGACCGGGCCGCTTACCGGTTCTTATGTACGTGATGTGCGTGTATGTGTATATGATGGAAAGATGCATCCTGTTGACAGCAATGATATTTCCTTCAAGATAGCCGGCCTGCAGGCATTCAGGCAGGCATTCCAGCAGGCTGATCCACAAATACTTGAACCCATTTACCAGGTAGAAGTATTATGTCCTGATGATATTACCGGCGCTGTAATGGGCGATCTGCAAACACGCAGGGCAATCGTTGAAGGCATAGATGCAGAAGGGCATTTTCAAAAGATCATTGCCAAAGTGCCGCTTGCAGAAATGGAAGGTTATTCCTCATCACTGCGCAGCATTACGCAGGGCCGCGCCAAATTCAAAAGTAAATTTCATGAATATGCTGCTGTGCCTTACGACCTGCAACGCAAGCTTATTGATGAATATAGTAAAGCGGAGAAAGAAGAATTGGTTTAGTTATTACCTATACTCAAAAAAGTGCTCTCAAAGTTTGGGGGCATTTTGTTTTATGTACTTAACTGCTTTGCTACTATTAAGCTTTCGTTGTGTCACTCACTTATACGCTTTGTTCCTTATTGAACATTAAAAAATATGCATGCTATAAAAAATAAAGCCCGCCTATGAATAAGCAGGCTTATAACCAATTCTTGAAAACATACCTTTGATGTACTAGATCAAAGTAGTAATACAAAGGAATTACAATCATGGTTGTTGCACAATAGACACATGTCTGAATGTATTGTAATTATTTTTTTACACTGTTTGTAGTATAATCATTACAAAGTATACTTAAGCAATTGTAAACAAGCAATATAGAAAATGATTGCTCCTGTTCATAAACATTAGCTTCTGAAAATATTCCTGATAAATGACGATGTTATATATTGCTGCATAATAAACTGGACGTTGAAGTGTGCGACGCAACAGGCGTTGATAATATTGTAAAAGCTGAGTTCATAAAATTTCTCTTTTAAACTTATACGCATGAAAAAATATATTTTATCAATTTTATTTTTTACAAGTATTGTAAGTGCCATTGCTCAGCAGAACGGCAATAAGAAATTTGCATTGGTAATACATGGAGGCGCCGGCACTATTTTAAAAAGTCAGATGACACCTGAAAAAGAAAAACTATACACACAGGGTTTGAACGATGCATTAACTGCGGGCAATGATATACTGGCAAAAGGAGGAACCGCACTGGATGCAGTTCTTGCAGCAATAAAAGTGTTAGAAGACAACCCATTGTTTAATGCAGGTAAAGGAGCAGTATTTACAAATGAAGGGAGGAATGAAATGGATGCAGCAATTATGGATGGAAGCAATTTAAAAGCCGGTTCAGTTGCGGGTGTTACTACTATAAAAAATCCTATTACAGCAGCAAGGGCTGTTATGGATAAAAGTGAACATGTAATGATGACGGGAAAAGGTGCAGAAAAATTTGCGCAGCAATCAGGTTGTACCATTGTTGATCCCTCTTATTTTTTTACAAAGGAAAGATGGGATGCGTTGCAAAAAATAAAAGCAGAAGATTCAACTAAAACGTTGCTTGATCATGACTCATCAAAAGCTCTACTTAAACAACCAGGCAACAGAGATTATAAGTATGGAACAGTTGGCTGTGTAGCATTAGACATGTATGGCAATCTTGCTGCCGGTACCAGTACAGGTGGCATGACAAACAAAAAATTTGGCCGTGTGGGTGATGCGCCAATTATTGGTGCAGGTACTTATGCCAACAATGCAACATGCGCCATCAGTTGTACAGGTTGGGGTGAATTTTATATTCGTCTGGTAATGGCAAAAACTATCAGTGACAGAATGGAACTGGCGCATCAAAGTTTAAAAGATGCATCTGATGAAATGATTATGAAACAGCTTGGTGCACTTGGAGGAGACGGCGGTATGATTGCTATTGATAAAGATGGGAACATTGCCATGCCCTTTAATACAGAAGGGATGTACAGGGCATACATTACATCTGAAGGAAAGAAAGAAATAAAAATTTATAAAGAATAAACAGTTACTTTCTAAATTATAAAATTCTTTTTTTATCAGCCTGCTTTTCAATGTAAATCGCTCTTCCAAGTCCGGCGCTTATTAATATGATGCTTACTAAAATCATTTTTCTAAATTGTTTATACAAATAGAACAAGAAAAAGTATGCCATAAAATAAGCAGTTGATTCAATTAACAAATCATTGGTATGAATTGAGTTTTTTTTCTAAAAATCTATTATTCGAAGGCAAATTGCTTTCCCCGAAAGCTCGGTTACCAGATGCAGTTGAAGAGTGCGACGCAACGAAAGCTTTAATATTATCAGGAAGCCGGGCTCAAAATTACTTTTCGGTTTTGCTTGTATCCAACTCCCAATCATCTGTTCTGAAAGGCGCCACCGGTAAGCCTTCCTTACTAAATAAATTTCCTACACCTGCGTTGGAAAAAGAGAAGCGAACTGCTACTGGTTGAGGCACTTCTTTAGCAGAAACAATGAGTTTATTGTTTTCGATTTTTGCAATGGCCGGATAAAATATTTTATCTGCACCGGCAATATAAAGCGCGGTAATATTTTTGTCTTTTGCCATTAAACCATTGGGTGCATTATCGAATGAAATAATGGCTTTGTCTTTTTGCACTTCCATACTTTTATACATAGGGCTTTTGTAAGTGATACCTTCTTTGTGATACGTTTCTGCCAAAGCCCAATTGGCAAGCCTGTAGCCAACATCGTGTTTATTTTTTGGATGAATATCTGTGGTGTCATTTACAAGATCTGTAGTAACAACCATCCCAACATTTTCATGCGCCATTACTTTTGTTTGCTGCTCACGTATAATGCTGCCGATATAATTATTACCATAAGTAAAAGGAGCTATCTGCACATAATAAAAAGGAATGTCTTTATTCCATGCTTTGCGCCATGAGTCGATCATTGTTGTAAATAATTTACCATAAGTGTTTGGGGCAATTGTATTACCTTCTCCCTGGTACCATATAGCACCTGCAATTGAAAAATTAGTAACAGGTGCCAACATACCATTGAAAGTTGCACCGGGTGTTAATGGCCACCAATCGTATGGTTGCTGCTTTGCCGCAGAAGCTTTTAATTCGGGATCATTATTGACTAGTTCGGCAGGCGTCCATACTTCTGCAGGAGTGCCACCCCAGTTGGCATTGATAAGACCTATGGGCACATTCAGATCTGCATTTAATTTCTTACCAAAGAAATAACCCACTGCGCTAAAAGGCTTGAGTGTATTGGAATCGCAGAGGGTCCATTGCGCTTTTGTATCATCCTGTGGTGTTGATGATGTTGTTTTAGGAATATAAAAGAAACGGATATTTTTATTGGCACAGGTTGGCAGCTCAGCTTTTAAATCTGGCAAACCCCATTGCTCATTCATTTCCATATTTGACTGACCGGAACAGATCCACACTTCACCTATCAATACATTATCAAGTACAACTGTATTCTGTCCTTTAAATGTAATTGTGTAAGGCCCGCCAGCAGTGGGTGTTTGCACCATTAGTTGCCAGTTGGCATCTCTTGTGGCTTTTACTGAATCTGTTTTATTATTCCATGAAGTGGTGATGTAGATCATTTCTGCAGGTGCTGCCCAGCCCCACAACTTTACATTGCTTTGTTGTTGCAGCACCATATTACTGCTCAACACTGCAGGTAATTGAATATTAGCAAAGGAAATATTTACAACAAAAAGAAAGGCAACCGTAAGAAATTTTTTCATGTGCAATTTTTTATGTGTAACAAGATACGAATGAATCAATCAATTGCTTTTATATATGCCTGTATTAGAAGTGAAATTAATATATTGAATGGAATTTATTCTAAGTCTCCCTTTAGGGAGATTTAGAGGGTTGAAAAAGGAATATTACCAATATGATAATGCTCCCATCCATTAAAATCATAATGCCACCATTCATAGGGATAAACTGTAAACCCATTTGCTTCCATTTTTGAACGTAGCAGGTCACGCATTTTGCGCTGTTGATCTGTGCCTCCTTTATAATCGGGATAAGAACGCTCACTCATTTCATCATATACGCCGGTCATTTCAATTTCTTTACCCGTAGCAAGATCATATAAACTAAGATCAACTGCACAACCTCGGTTATGTCTTGAACCTTTTTTGGGATCTGCAACAAACTTTTTATTTTCTTCCGAAGTAATGTCCCAAAATAATTTTGTTACGCTCCATGGTCTGTAACCATCGAAAACCAATAAACCATAACCCAATGGTTTTAGTGCTGCATTTATTTTTACCAAAGCCTCTGCTGCAGGGCGTTGCAGAAAAGCCCTTGCTTCCGCATATACAGGCCTGCCCACAAGGTTATTACTAGTTGCATAACGAATATCTAATTTGATCGTTGAGTCAAGTTTTATTAATTCCACAAGGTCTGTTTGTTTGAAATCGCCTGTTTCCTGTGGTGGTTTTGCAGCGCAACTTATAAGCAATACACTAATAAAAAATAAAATAAATAATTGTTGCAGCTTTAAGCGTTGAAACATGATATGATCGTTTACAGTAAAGATAAGTTATGAGCCGGGCATTTGGATAAGCATGATGCTTTTGTTGCGTCGCACACTTGTACGATTATAACTTATTGAACTTTCATAGAAGCGAAGTTAAGGTGCGTATGCCACGCACCTGGGCGGAGGATTGTCCTAACGACAATCCAAAATGTATAACGATTAAAGGATTGGTTTTCAATAAAGGTAAAAAATATTACATTGCGTATAATGACGTCAATAAAGGCGTTGGTGGCAATTGTATCGTGACACTTCCTAAGTTTTCAAAACAAGTTTGACAAGACACTAAATTTTCCTTAAACTCTAATGCAGAAAACGGACGAGTTCATAGCAAATAGATTGACATGGAAGGCAAAGAAATATGAATTGCCGACCAAGTTTGCATTTTTCTTTACTGACCTGTCGCCAAATCTTCAAGACTATTTGAACACTCAAGTGGACAAAGAAAAAAGTGGAACGCCAGTTCTGTTTTTTACCAAGCCGACAAAGGAGTGGACATTGGTTTGCACAAGACAAGTTGTTTGTAATGACAATGAAAAAATATTTAGACTAAACTTTAGCGACATAAGAAATTTTCGTCCGACTGCCTTTGAAAAATATGGTAATAATAAAATTAGTTTGCAAGATGCAAGAAAAACAGAATGGCACGAAGTGACCGTTATTGACTATGCCGACAATAAACATATTTTTCATGCAGACAAAGGGAGCGACTTAATTGCATTGTGGAATATTTTATTAATGGCAGCAAGGATTTACGACCGACAATAAACAACTGCCACCAACAAAAGTATTGCTGCAAGTGGGGCGGGGCGTTGAAACAATCGGCTGCAAATCGCTGTCAGCAACGGTTTGGGCTAACGTTAATAATTTAGCTTTAGTTCTTAACTTCAACTTTTAAAACAATATTAAGCTGCAGTTCGGGCTCGACATTATAAAATATCCCACCTGCAGCAATACCGATTCGTTAGCTGCGATTATGAGACGATGCTCTTTCTTTTTACTTCTCGTGTTTGTTTTCAGTTGCAAAGAGTCAACACAAAAAGTAGTTGACAGATATTCGAGTGGACAAATGTCTCGTCCTGAAATCTCAAGACCGTATAAACGGTTGAATAACCAGTACAACTTGCAGCCTGCTTTACAGTAAATTTGATGTTCCTTCAGAAGCAAGCCTTCTAAAGCTAAAAGGAACTTATAGTCCCTCCTGAAATCAAGGCTGGAATGTTGATACTTCTGCTAAAGTAGAAGCATCTCTTGAATTAAATGGTGATCCATA
Coding sequences within it:
- a CDS encoding M15 family metallopeptidase yields the protein MFQRLKLQQLFILFFISVLLISCAAKPPQETGDFKQTDLVELIKLDSTIKLDIRYATSNNLVGRPVYAEARAFLQRPAAEALVKINAALKPLGYGLLVFDGYRPWSVTKLFWDITSEENKKFVADPKKGSRHNRGCAVDLSLYDLATGKEIEMTGVYDEMSERSYPDYKGGTDQQRKMRDLLRSKMEANGFTVYPYEWWHYDFNGWEHYHIGNIPFSTL
- a CDS encoding isoaspartyl peptidase/L-asparaginase family protein is translated as MKKYILSILFFTSIVSAIAQQNGNKKFALVIHGGAGTILKSQMTPEKEKLYTQGLNDALTAGNDILAKGGTALDAVLAAIKVLEDNPLFNAGKGAVFTNEGRNEMDAAIMDGSNLKAGSVAGVTTIKNPITAARAVMDKSEHVMMTGKGAEKFAQQSGCTIVDPSYFFTKERWDALQKIKAEDSTKTLLDHDSSKALLKQPGNRDYKYGTVGCVALDMYGNLAAGTSTGGMTNKKFGRVGDAPIIGAGTYANNATCAISCTGWGEFYIRLVMAKTISDRMELAHQSLKDASDEMIMKQLGALGGDGGMIAIDKDGNIAMPFNTEGMYRAYITSEGKKEIKIYKE
- a CDS encoding sialate O-acetylesterase, producing the protein MKKFLTVAFLFVVNISFANIQLPAVLSSNMVLQQQSNVKLWGWAAPAEMIYITTSWNNKTDSVKATRDANWQLMVQTPTAGGPYTITFKGQNTVVLDNVLIGEVWICSGQSNMEMNEQWGLPDLKAELPTCANKNIRFFYIPKTTSSTPQDDTKAQWTLCDSNTLKPFSAVGYFFGKKLNADLNVPIGLINANWGGTPAEVWTPAELVNNDPELKASAAKQQPYDWWPLTPGATFNGMLAPVTNFSIAGAIWYQGEGNTIAPNTYGKLFTTMIDSWRKAWNKDIPFYYVQIAPFTYGNNYIGSIIREQQTKVMAHENVGMVVTTDLVNDTTDIHPKNKHDVGYRLANWALAETYHKEGITYKSPMYKSMEVQKDKAIISFDNAPNGLMAKDKNITALYIAGADKIFYPAIAKIENNKLIVSAKEVPQPVAVRFSFSNAGVGNLFSKEGLPVAPFRTDDWELDTSKTEK